TTCTGTAGTCATCGGCCGTGAAGGCCTGTAAAATGGGCATTTTCTCAAACAGGGTAATGCTCAAAATCTGTAAAATTGTGTAGAGAGGCAGATCGATCCGCAACCGTTTTTTCATTATGGCGACCAGAACATAGGTCGATATTGCTATCCAGATTTGAGTTTTCACAGCATTTTGCGACGTGCCGTAAAAGCTCTTGATACGCAGATGCTGTTTGATCCATTTGAAAAAAATCTCAACCCGCCACCTATACCGATAAAGCTCTGCAATCGTATGGGCCGGCAACATGAACTGGTTTGTAAGAAAAACAAATGATCTGCCTTTTTCAGCATCAAAGAATTTCACCCGGCGAAGCTTTTCCGGGTAATCCTTTTTGCTGTAGAACCCTGTAAGGGCAACTGTCTGATCGCATCGGACACATGTTGTTTTATCGACTTTATGCGAATAGATCCTTCGCAGTTTGGTGTTTGTTTTTGTACGCGTTACGAATATCGCTGAACATTGATGCAGCTCGTACAGTCGTTTGAAATCCAGATAGGCCCGATCCATGAGGTAGATTGAGCCTGGTTCCGGAACGAGAATATCAAGAACATTGACGTCATGAACTTTTCCATCGGTGATCCAGATGAATGTCGGGATGTCCCCTCGCAAATCAAGAAGGGTATG
This window of the uncultured Desulfosarcina sp. genome carries:
- a CDS encoding IS4 family transposase, producing MYQGQTIFSQVMGFLPQNKFRQCVKRYHGNYRVRSFTCYDQLLCMAFAQLTYRESLRDIECCLRAMQDKLYHMGIRGKVARSTLADANEKRDWRIYSDFALTLIHEARKLYIDDDFGLELKDTVYALDASTIDLCLSLFPWARFRRSKGAVKLHTLLDLRGDIPTFIWITDGKVHDVNVLDILVPEPGSIYLMDRAYLDFKRLYELHQCSAIFVTRTKTNTKLRRIYSHKVDKTTCVRCDQTVALTGFYSKKDYPEKLRRVKFFDAEKGRSFVFLTNQFMLPAHTIAELYRYRWRVEIFFKWIKQHLRIKSFYGTSQNAVKTQIWIAISTYVLVAIMKKRLRIDLPLYTILQILSITLFEKMPILQAFTADDYRNKITSGHMQLKLFDS